One Dromiciops gliroides isolate mDroGli1 chromosome 3, mDroGli1.pri, whole genome shotgun sequence DNA segment encodes these proteins:
- the URAD gene encoding putative 2-oxo-4-hydroxy-4-carboxy-5-ureidoimidazoline decarboxylase, giving the protein MDIQMVNSMNFGEFVDVLGNIIEKCPLIAAAIWSQRPFTDLADLEKHVFDFIEALPQSGKEGILRCHPDLAGRELQQGTLTPESQREQRGAGLSNLALEERRRLAQLNCEYRARFGFPFVIAARLSDKATVMKELERRLHNQPAQELRAALDEVRKICHLRLKDILRSPEDPAKL; this is encoded by the exons ATGGATATCCAGATGGTCAATTCCATGAACTTTGGGGAGTTTGTTGATGTTTTGGGGAATATCATAGAGAAATGCCCCTTGATTGCGGCAGCCATCTGGTCCCAGCGCCCATTCACAGACTTGGCTGATTTAGAGAAGCATGTGTTTGACTTTATTGAAGCCCTTCCACAATCAG GGAAAGAAGGGATCCTGAGGTGCCACCCAGACTTAGCGGGCCGGGAGCTGCAGCAGGGAACGCTGACCCCGGAGTCCCAGCGGGAGCAGAGAGGGGCGGGCCTGAGCAacctggccctggaggagagacgCAGGCTGGCTCAGCTCAACTGCGAGTACAGGGCGCGCTTTGGCTTCCCCTTCGTGATCGCGGCGCGGCTCAGCGACAAGGCCACTGTGATGAAGGAGCTGGAGCGCCGACTGCACAACCAGCCGGCCCAGGAGCTGCGCGCTGCACTGGACGAGGTGCGCAAAATCTGCCACCTCCGGCTGAAGGACATCCTGCGGTCTCCCGAGGACCCGGCCAAATTGTAG